A portion of the Calothrix sp. 336/3 genome contains these proteins:
- a CDS encoding M3 family metallopeptidase, protein MNPTIPITNNPLLQGQGLPPFADITAEQVIPALTHLLEELEQELTQLETNVKPTWEGLVEPLEQLTERLTWSWGIVSHLMGVKNSPELREAYETIQPEVIQFSNQLSQSQAIYNAFKQLRSGETWDTLEPAQKRIVEAAIRDAELSGVGLQGEAKERFNAIQMELAELSTKFSNNVLDGTKAFSLTLTDKAEVAGLPPSLLGLAAQGARENGAEDATPENGPWRITLDFPSYGPFMQHSTRRDLREKLYRAFISRASSGELDNNPLINQILQLRQELAELLGYKTFAEISLASKMAPSVASVEQLLEDLRSASYDAAKKELEELKAYAASQGASEANDLKHWDISFWAERQREEKFAFTAEELRPYFPLPQVLDGLFGLVKRIFGITVTPADGTAPIWHGDVRYFQIADESGKPIAYFYLDPYSRPAEKRGGAWMDTCINRGQVQDNGVVTTRLPVAYLVCNQSPPVDGKPSLMTFGEVETLFHEFGHGLHHMLTKVNYSGAAGINNVEWDAVELPSQFMENWCYERPTLFGMAKHYETGESLPEHYYQKLLAAKNYMSGSGTLRQVYFSSLDLALHHDYRPGGSETVKDVRDRIAKNTTVIAPLPEDAFLCSFGHIFSGGYAAGYYSYKWAEVLSADAFAAFEEAGLDDEAAVITTGKRYRDTVLALGGSQHPMEVFKSFRGREPSTKALLKHNGLVAA, encoded by the coding sequence ATGAATCCAACCATTCCAATTACCAATAATCCCCTCTTGCAAGGACAAGGTTTACCACCCTTCGCAGACATCACAGCAGAACAGGTAATTCCTGCCTTAACCCATCTCCTGGAAGAATTAGAACAGGAACTTACCCAACTAGAAACCAACGTTAAACCCACCTGGGAAGGTTTGGTAGAACCCCTAGAACAACTCACAGAACGTCTGACATGGAGTTGGGGTATAGTTAGCCACCTTATGGGTGTGAAAAATAGTCCAGAACTACGGGAAGCTTACGAAACTATTCAACCAGAGGTAATTCAGTTCTCCAATCAACTGAGTCAAAGTCAAGCCATCTACAATGCTTTCAAGCAACTCCGCAGTGGAGAGACTTGGGATACTCTCGAACCTGCTCAAAAACGGATTGTAGAAGCGGCAATTCGAGATGCAGAACTCTCTGGGGTGGGTTTGCAAGGAGAAGCAAAGGAACGCTTCAACGCCATTCAGATGGAGTTAGCAGAACTTTCCACTAAGTTTTCTAATAACGTATTAGATGGCACCAAAGCTTTCAGTTTGACATTGACAGACAAAGCAGAGGTCGCAGGTTTACCTCCCAGTTTACTTGGTCTTGCTGCCCAGGGAGCGCGGGAAAATGGGGCTGAAGACGCTACCCCAGAAAATGGTCCTTGGCGTATCACCTTAGATTTTCCCAGCTATGGACCCTTCATGCAACACAGCACCCGGCGGGATTTGCGAGAAAAACTCTATAGAGCTTTTATTAGTCGTGCTTCCTCTGGAGAGTTAGACAATAACCCCCTGATTAATCAGATTTTGCAACTACGGCAAGAGTTAGCAGAGCTTTTAGGTTATAAAACCTTTGCAGAAATCAGCCTTGCTAGTAAGATGGCTCCCAGTGTGGCATCCGTTGAGCAACTTTTGGAAGATTTACGGAGTGCTAGTTACGACGCAGCCAAAAAAGAGTTAGAAGAACTCAAAGCCTATGCTGCCAGTCAAGGTGCATCCGAAGCCAATGACCTGAAACACTGGGATATTAGCTTCTGGGCAGAACGGCAACGGGAGGAGAAATTTGCCTTTACGGCTGAGGAATTGCGTCCGTATTTTCCCTTACCCCAGGTGTTAGATGGGCTATTTGGGTTAGTGAAGCGCATCTTTGGGATAACTGTCACCCCCGCAGACGGAACAGCACCAATTTGGCACGGGGATGTGCGTTACTTCCAAATCGCTGATGAAAGTGGTAAACCCATTGCTTACTTCTATCTTGACCCCTACAGTCGTCCCGCAGAAAAACGTGGTGGTGCGTGGATGGATACCTGTATTAATCGGGGGCAGGTACAAGACAATGGTGTGGTGACTACTCGCTTACCTGTAGCATATCTGGTTTGTAATCAAAGTCCCCCAGTGGATGGCAAACCTAGTTTGATGACCTTTGGAGAAGTTGAGACATTATTCCACGAGTTTGGTCATGGTTTACACCATATGTTGACCAAGGTAAATTACAGTGGAGCCGCAGGTATTAATAATGTTGAATGGGATGCCGTAGAATTACCGAGCCAGTTTATGGAAAACTGGTGTTATGAGCGTCCGACTCTATTCGGGATGGCAAAACATTACGAAACTGGGGAATCCTTACCGGAGCATTACTATCAAAAGTTACTAGCTGCCAAAAATTATATGAGTGGTAGTGGAACCCTGCGGCAAGTTTACTTTTCGAGCTTAGATTTAGCATTACACCATGATTACCGCCCTGGTGGTAGTGAGACAGTCAAAGATGTGCGCGATCGCATAGCTAAAAACACCACGGTTATTGCTCCTTTACCTGAAGATGCTTTCCTCTGTTCCTTTGGGCACATCTTTTCTGGTGGTTATGCCGCAGGCTATTACAGCTATAAATGGGCAGAAGTCCTGAGTGCTGATGCTTTTGCAGCCTTTGAAGAAGCGGGATTAGATGATGAGGCTGCGGTAATTACTACTGGTAAACGTTACCGTGATACCGTCCTAGCCCTCGGTGGTAGTCAGCACCCCATGGAAGTATTCAAGTCTTTCCGAGGACGGGAACCTAGTACCAAAGCTTTGCTGAAACATAATGGTTTAGTTGCAGCATAA
- a CDS encoding DUF928 domain-containing protein, whose translation MRSRYLGITLSLVLNVCSWGLPLVAHAQDGDSSVQKHSRAVDISNIANPQVKIRVPRQGLPGRREAGTTRRMGGACTFGNKRMMVLLLPTTNVGLTTSAYPQFFWYTPENKAQNLKFSLYQVEQKTKKQTLLYQENIQPQKTAGITSFTLPNDGKLAPLQVNHTYQWSVTMVCNALDNSPKSNINVYGWVQRIAADKKVESKIQGMTQRDRLTHFGDRGLWFDYLSTLADLRSCNPTDSKVKQIWVETLQTIDLKHIAEQPLQQKCVAR comes from the coding sequence ATGCGTTCCCGTTATTTAGGAATCACTCTATCCCTAGTATTAAATGTATGCTCTTGGGGGTTACCTCTTGTTGCCCATGCTCAAGATGGGGACTCTAGTGTACAAAAGCACTCCAGAGCGGTTGACATCAGTAATATTGCTAATCCTCAAGTAAAAATTAGAGTCCCTCGTCAAGGTCTTCCTGGCAGACGAGAAGCGGGCACTACCCGAAGGATGGGTGGTGCCTGTACTTTTGGGAACAAACGGATGATGGTATTATTATTACCAACTACTAATGTTGGCTTAACTACTTCTGCCTATCCACAGTTTTTTTGGTATACACCAGAAAACAAAGCCCAAAACCTGAAATTTTCCCTTTATCAAGTAGAACAAAAAACCAAAAAACAAACCTTACTCTATCAAGAAAATATTCAACCCCAAAAAACCGCAGGAATTACAAGTTTTACGCTCCCCAATGATGGTAAGCTGGCACCGCTACAAGTCAACCATACCTATCAATGGTCTGTCACTATGGTATGCAATGCTTTAGATAATTCCCCTAAGTCCAATATTAATGTTTATGGTTGGGTGCAAAGAATTGCCGCAGATAAAAAGGTAGAAAGCAAAATCCAAGGAATGACTCAGCGCGATCGCCTCACCCATTTTGGCGATCGCGGACTTTGGTTTGATTACCTTTCCACCCTCGCAGACTTACGCAGCTGTAACCCCACAGATAGCAAGGTGAAACAAATTTGGGTAGAAACACTTCAAACTATCGATTTAAAACACATTGCTGAACAACCCTTACAACAAAAGTGTGTTGCCAGATAG